One part of the uncultured Bacteroides sp. genome encodes these proteins:
- a CDS encoding TonB-dependent receptor has product MRKHFVHFLLVTLLTTFCTVAAVAQTVVKGKLVDAETNEGLIGASVTVEGTSQGAVTDLDGSFTLSVKSGTGTLIFKYIGYKDQKMKVSKKGTADLGTIKMEPDAVALSDVTITSSIAIQRKTPVAVSTIDPVFIEEKLGTQEFPEILKSTPGVYATKNGGGYGDSKINMRGFQSANVAVMVNGIPMNDMEWGGLYWSNWAGLSDVTRSMQTQRGLGASKVSAPSVGGSINIVTRTIDAKKGGSVSYAMGNDGYNKLLFNVSSGLTKDGWAMTLLGGKSWGDGYIQGTEFEAYNYFVNIAKRINDNHQISLTAFGAPQWHNQRSNYDGLTIEGWQQVKNYMKGDSPYKYNATFGYGKNGERKTSAHNEYHKPQISLNHLWQVNEKTSLSTTLYTSIGRGSGYSGQGYTSALSNTWYGSSDGVLNTTYRNSDGTFAYDQIYAINEASQNGSQMAMSKSINNHNWYGLLSTFTSSLTKEINYYVGLDLRYYVGQHTNELIDLYGGDFYIDRYRKDVKAENNSAVALGTDFTNKKLKVGDVVYRDYNGYVMQEGVFGQIEYNKDKLSSFIAGSVSNTGYWRKDHFYYDDKHAKSETLNFIGFTVKGGANYNLTENHNVFANIGYISRAPFFSGGAFLSSTVSNATNPDAINEKIFSVELGYGYRSKYFSANINAYSTSWMDKTTTRTLTLKDGDRAQINMSGVDALHQGIEVDLAAHPYYWLDITGMFSIGNWRWNSNATGYFYNSAGQPLTGEYEADGITPKIASGIQAADHAKMTVYQKGVKVGGSAQTTAALGAKFRLSNNFRVGADYSLFARNYADFALASNDIIMNGEKTFGSPWRIPAANLVDLNASYSFPIGSVKAVLYGNVENLFNQEYIADAFDGGGHNWQSAYRVFYGFGRTYSIRLKLNF; this is encoded by the coding sequence ATGAGAAAACATTTTGTTCATTTTCTATTGGTAACTTTGCTTACAACTTTTTGCACTGTAGCTGCAGTCGCTCAAACTGTTGTTAAGGGTAAGTTGGTGGATGCGGAGACTAATGAAGGATTAATTGGCGCATCTGTAACGGTTGAAGGTACTTCCCAAGGTGCTGTTACAGATCTGGATGGTTCTTTTACTTTGTCGGTAAAATCAGGAACTGGTACTTTAATCTTTAAGTACATTGGTTACAAAGACCAAAAAATGAAAGTTTCAAAAAAAGGTACAGCTGATTTAGGTACAATTAAAATGGAACCGGATGCTGTAGCTTTATCCGATGTTACAATTACTTCTTCCATCGCTATTCAGCGTAAAACTCCAGTAGCGGTATCAACAATTGATCCGGTATTTATCGAAGAAAAGTTAGGAACACAGGAATTTCCTGAAATATTGAAATCTACTCCTGGCGTTTATGCTACTAAAAATGGTGGTGGATATGGTGATTCAAAAATTAATATGCGTGGTTTCCAGTCTGCCAACGTTGCTGTTATGGTAAATGGTATTCCAATGAACGATATGGAATGGGGTGGTCTTTACTGGAGTAACTGGGCTGGTCTTTCTGATGTTACAAGATCTATGCAGACACAAAGAGGTCTTGGTGCTTCTAAAGTTTCTGCTCCTTCTGTGGGTGGATCTATTAACATTGTAACTCGTACTATTGATGCAAAGAAAGGTGGATCTGTTTCTTATGCAATGGGTAACGATGGTTATAACAAACTTTTATTCAATGTTTCTTCTGGTCTAACCAAAGATGGATGGGCTATGACTCTTCTTGGAGGCAAAAGCTGGGGAGATGGTTATATACAAGGTACAGAATTTGAGGCCTACAACTATTTCGTTAATATAGCTAAGAGAATAAATGATAATCATCAAATTTCTTTAACTGCTTTTGGGGCACCTCAATGGCATAACCAAAGAAGTAACTATGATGGTTTGACAATTGAAGGATGGCAGCAGGTTAAAAATTATATGAAAGGTGACAGTCCTTATAAGTATAATGCAACTTTTGGATATGGAAAAAATGGCGAACGCAAAACTTCTGCTCATAATGAATATCACAAACCTCAGATTTCTTTAAATCATTTATGGCAGGTTAATGAAAAGACTAGCTTAAGTACTACTCTTTATACTTCTATTGGTAGAGGTAGCGGTTATAGCGGTCAAGGTTATACAAGTGCCTTGTCTAATACATGGTATGGATCATCTGACGGCGTTTTAAATACAACTTATCGTAATTCTGATGGTACATTTGCTTATGATCAGATTTATGCTATAAATGAAGCTAGTCAAAATGGCTCTCAAATGGCAATGTCTAAATCAATCAATAATCATAACTGGTACGGATTACTTTCTACATTTACATCTTCTTTAACTAAAGAGATTAATTATTATGTTGGGCTTGACTTGAGATATTATGTAGGACAGCATACTAACGAACTTATTGATCTTTATGGTGGTGATTTTTATATTGACCGCTATCGTAAGGATGTAAAAGCTGAAAATAATAGTGCTGTTGCATTAGGTACAGATTTTACAAACAAAAAATTAAAAGTTGGCGATGTGGTTTATCGCGACTATAATGGTTATGTAATGCAAGAAGGTGTATTTGGACAAATTGAGTACAATAAAGATAAATTAAGCTCATTTATTGCAGGATCAGTTTCAAACACTGGTTATTGGAGAAAAGACCATTTCTATTATGATGATAAACATGCAAAATCAGAAACATTAAATTTTATTGGTTTTACAGTTAAAGGTGGTGCTAACTATAACTTGACTGAAAATCATAATGTATTTGCTAATATTGGCTATATATCTCGTGCACCTTTCTTCTCTGGTGGTGCATTCCTTTCATCAACTGTAAGTAATGCTACTAATCCGGATGCTATTAATGAAAAAATATTTTCTGTTGAATTAGGATACGGTTATCGTTCTAAATATTTCTCTGCAAATATTAATGCATATAGTACTTCATGGATGGATAAAACTACAACCAGAACTCTTACTTTGAAGGACGGCGACCGTGCTCAAATCAATATGTCTGGAGTAGATGCTCTTCACCAAGGTATTGAAGTTGATCTTGCAGCTCATCCATACTATTGGTTAGATATTACTGGTATGTTTTCAATAGGAAACTGGAGATGGAACAGCAATGCTACCGGTTATTTCTATAACTCAGCTGGTCAGCCATTGACAGGTGAATATGAAGCAGATGGTATTACTCCAAAGATTGCATCAGGTATTCAGGCTGCTGATCACGCAAAAATGACAGTTTATCAAAAAGGAGTTAAGGTTGGTGGATCTGCTCAGACAACAGCTGCTTTAGGGGCTAAATTCAGACTTAGCAATAATTTCCGTGTAGGAGCAGATTATAGCTTATTTGCACGTAATTATGCAGATTTTGCATTGGCATCAAATGATATTATAATGAATGGTGAAAAAACATTTGGTAGCCCATGGCGTATCCCTGCAGCTAATCTAGTTGACTTGAATGCTAGCTATTCATTCCCAATTGGAAGTGTAAAAGCTGTTTTATACGGTAATGTTGAGAACTTATTCAACCAGGAATATATTGCTGATGCATTTGATGGTGGTGGTCATAACTGGCAATCTGCATATCGTGTATTTTATGGATTTGGTCGTACATACTCAATAAGACTTAAACTTAACTTTTAA
- a CDS encoding DUF2264 domain-containing protein — protein MNKLSKIVLPLIALSLVSFTNKPNEQEEVIRIIHKVNHYWQSQNPEHGRAFWDNAVYHTGNMEAYFLTGTAAYKNYSEAWAQKNEWKGAKSEKKAEWKLTYGESENYVLFGDYQVCFQTYCDLYATDPDPKKIARARQVMEYEMSTARKDYWWWADGLYMVMPVMTKLYRITNNKQYLDKLYEYTLYSDSLMYDEKEGLYYRDARYVYPKHKSGNDKKDFWARGDGWVIAGLAKVLKDLPKDYNHRDFFISKFKKMASALAACQQPEGYWTRSLYDASFAPGPETSGTALMTYGLLWGINNGYLDNGTYGPVCKKAWNYLSKIAMQSSGKIGYVQPIGDRAIPGQVVDKNSTSNFGVGAFLLASCEMARYLGVNHDREYWANTLYKIASPVLKAMSNGKLSEEMQVEVSPTWDGRDKRVTYMECFGRLMAGVAPWLSLPDDNTTEGKQRKQLREWALDSYKHAVDPQSADYLLWRKEGQPLVDAAYVAQSFLRAYDQLWLPLDETTKQRYIAEFQQLRRVDPPYTNWLLFSSTIECFLAKANAQPDYYRIHSALRKIEEWYVGDSWYSDGTSFAFDYYNSYVIQPMYVDCLKVMLDLKKNNITTTQQYEVALKRMQKYSQILERLISPEGTYPVFGRSIPYRMGVFQPLAQLAWKEQLPAELSNGQVRAALTAVMHNMFDSGKNFNEKGYLRIGFTQSQPNIADWYTNNGSMYITSVAFLPLGLPASHPFWTDAPMDWTSKRAWSGNDFPKDHAINY, from the coding sequence ATGAATAAATTGTCTAAAATTGTATTACCATTAATTGCATTATCACTTGTCTCATTTACTAATAAACCAAATGAGCAGGAGGAAGTTATTAGAATAATCCATAAAGTAAACCATTACTGGCAAAGCCAAAATCCAGAACATGGCCGTGCTTTTTGGGATAATGCAGTTTATCATACCGGAAATATGGAAGCTTATTTTCTTACCGGAACAGCAGCTTACAAAAATTATTCGGAAGCCTGGGCTCAAAAGAATGAATGGAAAGGTGCTAAGTCTGAAAAAAAAGCAGAATGGAAATTAACTTATGGAGAAAGTGAAAACTATGTATTATTTGGCGATTATCAGGTTTGCTTTCAAACATATTGTGACCTTTATGCAACAGATCCCGATCCTAAAAAAATAGCCAGAGCAAGACAGGTAATGGAATATGAAATGAGCACTGCCAGAAAAGATTATTGGTGGTGGGCAGATGGTCTTTATATGGTAATGCCAGTTATGACAAAATTATATAGAATAACCAATAATAAACAATATTTGGATAAGCTATATGAATATACTCTTTATAGCGATTCATTAATGTATGATGAAAAAGAAGGACTTTACTATCGCGACGCTCGTTATGTATATCCAAAACATAAAAGTGGTAATGATAAAAAAGATTTCTGGGCACGTGGAGATGGCTGGGTTATAGCCGGACTAGCCAAAGTGCTGAAAGATTTACCAAAAGACTATAACCATCGCGATTTTTTCATTAGCAAATTCAAAAAAATGGCGTCTGCTTTAGCTGCATGTCAACAACCTGAAGGTTACTGGACACGTAGTTTATACGATGCAAGTTTTGCTCCGGGACCAGAAACCAGCGGAACTGCATTAATGACCTACGGATTGCTATGGGGTATTAATAACGGATATTTAGATAATGGCACGTATGGTCCTGTTTGCAAAAAGGCCTGGAATTATTTATCTAAAATAGCTATGCAATCGAGTGGAAAGATAGGATATGTTCAACCTATTGGTGACAGAGCAATTCCCGGACAAGTCGTTGATAAAAACTCTACCTCCAATTTCGGAGTCGGAGCATTCTTACTGGCTTCTTGTGAAATGGCTAGATATTTAGGAGTAAATCACGATCGTGAATATTGGGCTAATACCTTATATAAAATAGCATCGCCTGTATTAAAAGCCATGAGTAATGGAAAGTTAAGTGAAGAAATGCAGGTTGAAGTCAGTCCAACATGGGATGGAAGAGATAAACGAGTTACTTATATGGAGTGTTTCGGACGACTGATGGCTGGAGTTGCTCCATGGCTTTCACTGCCGGATGACAATACGACAGAAGGAAAACAACGAAAACAATTACGTGAATGGGCTTTAGATAGTTACAAACATGCTGTAGATCCTCAAAGTGCCGATTATCTTTTATGGAGAAAAGAGGGACAGCCATTGGTTGATGCTGCCTACGTGGCTCAAAGTTTTCTACGTGCCTACGATCAATTATGGCTACCATTGGATGAAACAACCAAGCAACGCTATATTGCAGAATTCCAACAGTTGCGCCGTGTAGATCCACCATACACAAACTGGTTATTATTCTCTTCTACTATTGAATGTTTTTTAGCCAAAGCAAATGCTCAGCCAGATTATTATCGTATCCATTCTGCCCTTAGAAAAATAGAAGAATGGTATGTAGGCGATAGCTGGTATAGTGACGGAACAAGCTTTGCTTTCGATTATTATAATAGTTACGTAATTCAACCTATGTATGTAGACTGCTTAAAAGTAATGCTCGATTTAAAAAAGAATAATATCACAACGACTCAGCAATACGAAGTAGCACTAAAGAGAATGCAGAAATACAGTCAGATACTTGAAAGATTGATTTCTCCGGAAGGTACCTACCCTGTTTTTGGACGTTCAATACCTTATCGCATGGGAGTATTTCAACCATTAGCACAATTGGCATGGAAAGAACAACTACCAGCAGAATTAAGCAACGGACAAGTTCGTGCAGCTCTCACAGCTGTTATGCATAACATGTTCGATTCCGGAAAGAATTTCAATGAAAAAGGATATCTCCGTATTGGCTTCACTCAAAGTCAACCCAATATTGCCGACTGGTATACAAACAATGGAAGTATGTATATAACTTCAGTTGCTTTCTTACCTTTAGGCTTACCAGCTTCTCACCCTTTCTGGACAGATGCTCCTATGGATTGGACTTCTAAGCGTGCATGGAGCGGAAATGATTTTCCAAAAGATCATGCAATAAATTACTAA
- a CDS encoding oligopeptide transporter, OPT family, with translation MKHEEDEKLTGLPENAFRELKSGEVYNPLLSPDKQYKEVTPWSVMWGIAMAILFSAAAAYLGLKVGQVFEAAIPIAIIAVGVSSAAKRKNALGENVIIQSIGASSGVIVAGAIFTLPALYILQAKYPEMSVSFLQVFVSSLLGGVLGILFLIPFRKYFVQEMHGKYPFPEATATTQVLVSGEKSGNQAKPLLIASLVGGLYDFIVATFGWWNENFTTRVTGFGEMIADKAKLVFKVNTGAAVLGLGYIIGLKYAAIICFGSLAVWWVIIPGISLIWGDSVLNMWNPDITTAVGMMSPEQIFKYYAKSIGIGGIAMAGIIGIIRSWGIIKSAVGLAAKEMGGNSDVEANIPRTQRDLSMKVIAIGSILTIALVFLFFFFDVMQGNIYQCIVAILLVAGITFLFTTVAANAIAIVGTNPVSGMTLMTLILASVVMVAVGLKGPSGMVAALVMGGVVCTALSMAGGFITDLKIGYWIGTTPAKQQTWKFLGTIVSAATVGGVMIILNKTYGFSSGQLAAPQANAMAAVIEPLMNGVGAPWILYGIGAVLAIVLTLCGIPALAFALGMFIPLELNIPLLVGGAINWYVTTRSKDDAINSERREKGTLLASGFIAGGALMGVVSAGIRFCGVNLVNEEWLANSWSEVASIIAYIVLIVYFVKATMHKSSKLK, from the coding sequence ATGAAACACGAAGAAGACGAAAAATTAACGGGATTGCCCGAAAATGCATTCAGAGAACTTAAATCGGGTGAAGTTTATAACCCGTTGTTGTCTCCTGATAAACAGTATAAGGAAGTAACTCCCTGGTCGGTGATGTGGGGTATTGCCATGGCAATTCTCTTTTCAGCTGCAGCAGCCTATCTTGGGCTTAAAGTTGGACAGGTTTTTGAAGCAGCTATTCCAATTGCTATTATTGCCGTTGGAGTTTCAAGCGCAGCAAAAAGGAAAAATGCTTTAGGTGAAAATGTAATTATTCAATCTATTGGAGCCAGCTCCGGAGTAATTGTAGCCGGTGCAATTTTTACTCTGCCTGCATTATATATACTTCAGGCAAAATATCCTGAAATGTCTGTTAGTTTCCTTCAAGTTTTTGTCAGCTCTCTTTTAGGAGGAGTACTCGGAATCTTATTCTTAATTCCATTCCGAAAATATTTCGTACAAGAAATGCATGGAAAATATCCTTTTCCAGAAGCTACTGCTACAACTCAGGTTCTTGTTTCCGGAGAGAAAAGTGGTAACCAGGCTAAACCTCTTTTAATAGCTAGTTTGGTAGGTGGATTATACGACTTTATTGTTGCCACTTTCGGATGGTGGAACGAAAACTTCACGACTCGTGTTACCGGTTTTGGCGAAATGATTGCCGATAAGGCCAAATTGGTATTTAAGGTTAATACCGGTGCAGCCGTTCTTGGTTTAGGTTATATAATCGGACTAAAGTATGCTGCAATCATTTGTTTTGGCTCGCTTGCTGTTTGGTGGGTAATTATACCTGGTATTTCTTTAATATGGGGGGATAGTGTTCTTAATATGTGGAATCCCGATATTACTACAGCTGTAGGAATGATGAGTCCGGAACAAATCTTTAAATATTATGCAAAAAGCATTGGTATTGGTGGTATCGCTATGGCTGGAATTATCGGAATAATCAGATCATGGGGAATTATTAAAAGTGCAGTAGGACTTGCTGCAAAAGAAATGGGTGGAAACAGTGATGTAGAAGCAAACATTCCCCGTACACAACGCGATTTGTCAATGAAGGTTATCGCTATTGGCTCTATTCTCACAATTGCTTTAGTCTTTTTATTCTTCTTCTTTGACGTAATGCAAGGAAATATTTACCAATGCATAGTTGCCATTCTTCTTGTAGCAGGAATTACTTTCCTGTTCACTACTGTAGCAGCTAATGCTATTGCTATTGTGGGAACAAACCCAGTTTCGGGAATGACATTGATGACTCTGATTTTAGCCTCTGTAGTTATGGTTGCTGTTGGCTTAAAAGGTCCGTCAGGTATGGTTGCAGCATTGGTTATGGGCGGCGTAGTTTGTACTGCGCTATCTATGGCCGGTGGTTTTATTACCGACTTAAAAATCGGATATTGGATAGGAACAACTCCTGCAAAACAACAGACATGGAAATTTCTGGGAACAATAGTATCTGCTGCAACTGTAGGTGGTGTAATGATTATATTGAATAAAACTTATGGATTCTCAAGCGGTCAGCTTGCAGCTCCACAAGCTAACGCTATGGCTGCAGTGATTGAACCATTAATGAATGGCGTTGGTGCTCCATGGATACTTTACGGAATTGGGGCAGTTCTTGCTATTGTACTTACACTTTGCGGAATACCTGCACTTGCATTTGCATTAGGTATGTTTATACCATTAGAATTAAATATTCCACTTTTAGTAGGTGGAGCTATCAATTGGTATGTTACAACCCGTTCTAAAGATGATGCTATAAATTCAGAACGTAGAGAAAAGGGAACTCTTCTTGCTTCCGGATTCATAGCCGGTGGTGCATTAATGGGAGTTGTCAGCGCAGGTATCCGTTTCTGCGGAGTTAACCTTGTAAATGAAGAATGGCTGGCTAATTCATGGTCGGAAGTTGCTTCTATCATTGCTTATATTGTATTGATTGTTTATTTCGTAAAAGCTACAATGCACAAATCTTCAAAGTTAAAATAA
- a CDS encoding 30S ribosomal protein S16 has translation MATKIRLQRRGRKSYAFYQIVIADSRAPRDGKFIEKIGSYNPNTDPATIDLDFDRALYWVLTGAQPTDTVRNILSREGIYMKKHLLGGVAKGAFGEAEADAKFEAWKGNKENGLAALKAKNDEAAKADAKARFDAEKKINEAKAQVLAEKKAAELAAEAAAAAPAAEEAAPAVEEAPAAE, from the coding sequence ATGGCAACAAAGATCAGATTGCAAAGACGCGGTCGCAAGAGCTACGCGTTCTATCAGATTGTTATTGCGGACAGCAGAGCACCACGTGATGGTAAGTTTATTGAAAAAATCGGTTCTTACAACCCTAACACCGATCCTGCAACAATAGATTTGGATTTCGACCGTGCATTATATTGGGTTCTTACAGGAGCTCAACCTACTGACACAGTTCGTAATATTCTTTCTCGTGAAGGAATTTACATGAAAAAGCACCTACTTGGTGGTGTTGCTAAGGGCGCATTTGGTGAAGCTGAAGCTGATGCTAAATTCGAAGCTTGGAAAGGCAACAAAGAAAACGGTCTTGCTGCATTGAAAGCAAAGAACGATGAAGCTGCTAAAGCTGACGCTAAAGCACGCTTTGATGCTGAAAAGAAAATCAATGAAGCAAAAGCTCAAGTATTAGCAGAAAAGAAAGCTGCAGAACTTGCTGCTGAAGCTGCCGCTGCTGCACCAGCCGCTGAAGAAGCTGCTCCTGCTGTAGAAGAAGCTCCTGCTGCTGAGTAA
- a CDS encoding choice-of-anchor J domain-containing protein codes for MKKYIILSFVGALSLLSSCDYNDKYFDGLDDLVTPTNKLALEYTLTGDDYASISTLAANKTLATTNNVSSALAAIKTNQCLSAAIPAADYVPAFLASKWYSASDGASIKVTYKKSVNLPDYVAKLSVAPNYSVSAANYKTIWGANSSVNFFTPAKPASTNLPAILASTYPSAVSGDIVAVNYNESASEPTIQSALSEDFEAGTVGNVASIAGWANVTTVGTYSWSEKTFSSNKYIQATAYNHAAGALEMYMISPSLTVTTGQVFSFDACLGNYKAEGGTLKVLISSNLAGTTASDIAAATWDDVTSSFTIPVPTGTYGTLGKVGELLLSKYVGKKVNIAFRYNGDSSTGATTTVQVDNVSVALAGGSYTTNGALYTFNGTKWVTYTGNGYFLTKADFATMGSKYDNFSSTMPADNYIPQFLKLKYPYAQEGNTMAVVYKYYTGSATGLRTDEYVFTAGSWVKNDNVEQFTDQFVYTNGKWVYDPSVVLNLKPAKGFADVTAFYQKITDYVWTKIDQPAGVTVKGTGYTTSYGNNEYYYGSSAYNNNFDFRPSAWKAQNATAYSSMTDDQLKTEMFKRLPAAFIPALEATYPTATTVAGVNVTYTINFGVYTGSSITAPNYTIVYKVTGTGKFEYVANSLKTL; via the coding sequence ATGAAAAAGTATATAATATTAAGTTTTGTAGGTGCATTGTCGTTATTATCAAGTTGTGATTATAATGATAAATATTTTGATGGACTGGATGATCTGGTTACACCTACTAATAAATTAGCATTGGAATATACCCTGACAGGTGATGATTACGCTAGTATTTCTACGTTAGCAGCTAATAAAACCCTTGCCACAACTAATAATGTATCTTCTGCTTTAGCTGCAATAAAAACCAATCAATGTTTATCTGCTGCTATTCCGGCAGCTGATTATGTTCCTGCGTTTCTTGCATCTAAGTGGTATTCTGCTAGTGATGGTGCTTCTATAAAGGTTACTTATAAGAAAAGTGTTAATCTTCCTGATTATGTAGCAAAATTAAGTGTTGCTCCAAACTATTCAGTTTCTGCAGCAAATTATAAAACTATTTGGGGAGCAAATTCATCTGTGAACTTCTTTACTCCTGCAAAGCCTGCATCAACAAATCTTCCTGCTATTTTGGCATCTACTTATCCTAGTGCTGTTAGTGGTGATATTGTTGCTGTAAACTATAATGAATCAGCAAGTGAACCTACTATTCAAAGTGCTTTAAGTGAAGATTTTGAAGCTGGTACTGTAGGTAATGTTGCTTCAATAGCAGGTTGGGCAAATGTAACAACAGTTGGAACATATAGCTGGAGTGAAAAGACTTTTAGCAGTAACAAATATATTCAGGCAACTGCATATAACCATGCTGCTGGTGCTCTTGAAATGTACATGATTTCTCCTTCATTAACAGTCACAACTGGTCAGGTTTTCTCTTTTGATGCTTGTTTGGGTAATTATAAAGCTGAAGGTGGAACGCTTAAAGTTCTTATTTCTTCAAATCTTGCTGGTACTACTGCTAGTGATATCGCAGCTGCAACATGGGATGATGTAACATCTAGTTTTACTATTCCTGTTCCAACAGGTACCTATGGAACTTTAGGTAAGGTTGGAGAATTACTTCTTTCTAAATATGTAGGAAAGAAAGTAAACATAGCTTTCCGTTATAATGGTGATAGTTCAACAGGAGCAACTACAACCGTTCAGGTTGATAATGTTTCTGTTGCATTAGCTGGAGGTTCTTATACTACTAATGGTGCATTGTATACTTTCAATGGAACAAAATGGGTTACTTATACAGGCAATGGTTACTTCCTTACAAAGGCTGACTTTGCAACAATGGGTAGCAAATATGATAACTTTAGTTCAACAATGCCTGCTGATAATTATATTCCTCAATTCCTGAAATTGAAATATCCATATGCTCAGGAAGGAAACACAATGGCAGTGGTTTATAAGTATTACACAGGATCAGCTACAGGATTACGTACCGATGAATATGTTTTCACCGCTGGAAGCTGGGTTAAGAATGACAATGTAGAGCAATTTACAGATCAGTTTGTTTATACTAACGGAAAATGGGTATATGATCCAAGTGTGGTATTAAATTTAAAACCAGCTAAAGGTTTTGCTGATGTAACTGCATTCTACCAAAAAATAACTGATTATGTTTGGACTAAGATAGATCAACCTGCAGGCGTAACAGTTAAAGGTACAGGTTATACAACAAGTTATGGTAATAATGAATATTATTATGGTAGCTCAGCATATAACAATAACTTTGATTTCCGTCCATCTGCATGGAAAGCTCAGAATGCAACTGCATATTCTAGTATGACAGATGATCAGCTGAAAACAGAAATGTTTAAACGTTTGCCTGCAGCATTTATCCCTGCTCTGGAAGCAACTTATCCAACTGCAACTACAGTTGCCGGTGTAAATGTAACATATACTATTAATTTTGGAGTTTATACTGGAAGTTCTATTACAGCACCAAATTATACTATAGTATATAAAGTAACAGGTACTGGTAAGTTTGAATATGTGGCAAATTCTTTGAAAACATTATAA
- a CDS encoding alpha/beta hydrolase — protein sequence MKKLLLAVMLTVTTALFAQKPIELPLWPNGAPNSNELKGTEQENEKNRISNVVSPTITIYKAKDGNGKAIIMCPGGGYARLAMDHEGHDMASWFNAQGITYIVLKYRMPNGHNEVPISDAKQAITIVRQHAAEWGIDTHKVGIMGASAGGHLASTLATHFTAETRPDFQILLYPVITMDKTYTHGGSRENLIGKNPGKELETLYSNELQVTPETPKAFIALSNDDGAVPPQNGVNYYLALLKNKVSASMHIYPIGGHGWGFRDNFKYKRQWTEELEKWLREL from the coding sequence ATGAAAAAACTACTATTGGCAGTGATGCTAACTGTAACAACAGCTCTCTTTGCTCAAAAACCAATAGAGTTGCCACTATGGCCAAATGGTGCACCAAACTCTAATGAGCTAAAAGGAACTGAACAGGAAAATGAGAAAAACCGCATAAGCAATGTAGTCTCTCCTACTATTACTATTTATAAAGCAAAAGATGGTAATGGTAAAGCCATCATTATGTGTCCCGGAGGTGGTTACGCTCGCTTAGCTATGGATCACGAAGGACATGATATGGCTTCGTGGTTTAATGCTCAGGGAATAACATATATAGTTTTAAAGTATCGTATGCCCAATGGTCACAATGAAGTACCTATCTCAGATGCTAAACAAGCTATTACAATTGTTCGCCAGCATGCTGCAGAATGGGGCATAGACACTCACAAAGTAGGAATTATGGGAGCTTCTGCCGGTGGTCATTTGGCTTCTACTTTAGCAACACATTTCACTGCTGAGACTCGTCCGGATTTTCAAATATTGCTTTATCCGGTTATTACAATGGATAAAACATACACTCATGGAGGGTCGCGTGAAAATCTGATAGGAAAGAATCCAGGCAAAGAACTGGAAACATTATATTCAAATGAATTGCAAGTAACTCCCGAGACTCCTAAAGCATTTATTGCTCTTTCAAATGATGATGGTGCGGTTCCTCCACAAAATGGAGTAAACTACTATCTTGCACTCTTAAAGAACAAAGTTTCTGCATCAATGCATATTTATCCTATTGGAGGTCATGGATGGGGATTCCGTGATAACTTCAAATACAAACGTCAGTGGACTGAAGAATTGGAAAAATGGCTTCGTGAGTTATAA